The following proteins are co-located in the uncultured Draconibacterium sp. genome:
- a CDS encoding DUF4199 domain-containing protein translates to MKKIAIEIKWAILFIVVQLVWMIGERVAGLHDENIDKHYIVTNFFAIVAIAVYVVALLDKRKNSYHGKMTWKQGFLSGLIITAGVTLLTPLSQYITSALITPNYFTNMIQYSVNEGKLTQEAAEAYFNMKSYILQSSIFAPVVGVVTSAIVAIFTKKK, encoded by the coding sequence ATGAAAAAAATAGCAATAGAAATCAAATGGGCCATATTATTTATTGTGGTACAGCTGGTGTGGATGATAGGTGAACGTGTAGCAGGCTTGCACGATGAGAATATTGACAAACATTATATTGTAACCAACTTCTTCGCTATTGTTGCCATTGCAGTTTATGTGGTTGCACTTTTGGATAAGCGGAAAAACTCGTACCATGGAAAAATGACATGGAAACAAGGCTTTTTATCCGGTTTAATAATTACGGCCGGTGTAACTCTGCTAACTCCTTTATCGCAATACATTACATCTGCCCTTATCACACCCAATTATTTTACCAACATGATTCAGTATTCCGTTAACGAAGGCAAATTGACACAAGAGGCGGCTGAAGCATATTTTAACATGAAAAGTTACATTTTACAGAGTTCAATTTTTGCCCCGGTTGTGGGCGTAGTAACTTCTGCAATTGTGGCAATTTTTACCAAAAAGAAATAG
- a CDS encoding response regulator, which yields MLKILYLEDNPQDIELTQIELKKIFSDVTIDNARTIKKAHDFIAGENKYDVVILDLRLPDGNGLDILLEIRNKNLELPVIILTGSGNEESAIAAIKAGANDYLAKNFEYLHKLPGVIKKVLQNFKHNTDKKVESINVLYVEWNKSDIDLTIRHMHKYAPFISITSVPESSEALDLLPLDNNKNCPYDVILMDYRLHGLDALDTIKIIREQRNLKIPIVLVTGQGSEQIAVQALKFGADEYLVKRKNYLYRLPSLITNAYQRFKLEQQQFQLRKSEARYRLLADNSGDVISVFDMKLNYVYVSPAVEHLRGYNVEETLQQNLRDILTPESLKYAMQEITKYMPAEGVPLSENISPKTLELEMITKNGSTIWTEVKASIALDDNKIPIGIQTVTRDISKRRKALEDLVKSREEYKSFFEDDLTGDFISTPEGKIITCNPAYLNIMGFKSLEEAQNYDLNNLYTDKEARTRLFKKIEKKKRLNSHALELIRPDGKLIHTSANLIGVFDKDNKLESIKGYLIDDTDRKKAMNELRKLSRAIEQSPVSVIITNTKGDIEYVNPKFTEVTGYSFEEVYGNNPRILKSDSTDPVIYKSMWETITTGKSWYGEFQNKRKDGSLLWENVSISPILNEEIVSHYIAVKEDITEKKAFEEELIIARDKAEESNKLKSAFLATMSHELRTPLNAIIGFSGLIDNSQTMSSVIEFSEIINKSGIHLLNIIEDIFTISMLQTGDTKVEYSEFIVTDFIKSLVHNANIEKKNKNKDFLDLIINQPVNDTSLIRSDKTKLFQILINFIKNAIAYTEQGEIEIGYSVTDRNIEFYVKDSGIGIQENKLDVIFERFRQIDQSQTRKYGGVGLGLAICKEIAQILNGKIWLDSKVGEGSTFYFALDDVIVETPKAATSRSKIVYPDLSNKTILIVEDEESNYLLLNVYLQRTRANIIWAQNGEESIEICKRNSDIDLVLMDIRMPGINGIEAASRIKEIRPDLTIIAQTAFALTSDKNEILNSECDDYISKPIKLEIIIDLLNRYLVAQPD from the coding sequence ATGTTAAAAATATTGTATCTGGAAGATAACCCGCAAGACATAGAATTAACTCAAATTGAACTAAAGAAAATATTTTCTGATGTAACAATTGACAATGCAAGAACCATAAAAAAAGCGCACGACTTTATTGCCGGAGAAAATAAATACGACGTAGTAATTTTAGACCTGAGACTTCCGGATGGAAACGGCCTGGATATTTTATTGGAGATTCGAAACAAAAATCTTGAATTGCCGGTGATTATATTAACCGGATCGGGCAATGAAGAATCGGCCATTGCGGCCATAAAAGCCGGTGCCAATGATTACCTGGCCAAAAATTTCGAATACTTGCACAAACTGCCGGGAGTAATAAAAAAAGTATTGCAAAACTTTAAACACAATACCGATAAAAAAGTAGAATCGATTAATGTGCTTTATGTAGAATGGAACAAGTCGGACATCGATCTTACAATCCGGCATATGCATAAATATGCTCCGTTCATATCCATCACTAGTGTGCCTGAATCGAGCGAAGCGCTCGATCTTCTACCTCTAGACAACAATAAAAACTGCCCCTACGATGTAATTCTTATGGATTATCGTCTTCATGGATTAGATGCTCTTGATACCATAAAAATTATTAGGGAGCAACGAAATCTTAAAATTCCGATCGTACTTGTAACAGGACAAGGAAGCGAACAAATAGCTGTGCAAGCTCTTAAATTTGGTGCTGATGAGTACCTTGTAAAACGTAAAAATTATCTATATCGCTTACCTTCATTAATTACAAATGCATATCAGCGTTTTAAACTCGAACAGCAACAATTCCAACTGCGAAAAAGTGAAGCACGTTATCGTTTACTTGCAGACAACTCGGGTGATGTAATTTCAGTTTTCGATATGAAACTGAATTACGTGTATGTAAGTCCGGCTGTTGAGCACTTACGTGGATATAATGTGGAAGAAACTCTCCAACAGAATTTGCGCGACATATTAACTCCGGAATCGTTGAAATATGCCATGCAGGAAATAACAAAGTATATGCCTGCTGAAGGCGTTCCACTTTCTGAAAATATTTCGCCCAAAACGCTTGAACTTGAAATGATAACTAAGAACGGGAGCACGATATGGACTGAAGTAAAAGCTTCGATTGCTCTCGACGATAATAAAATACCAATAGGCATTCAGACTGTTACACGCGATATTTCAAAGCGCCGAAAAGCACTTGAAGATTTGGTTAAAAGCCGGGAAGAATACAAAAGTTTTTTTGAAGACGACCTAACCGGTGACTTTATTTCAACTCCCGAAGGTAAAATTATTACATGCAACCCAGCATATCTTAATATCATGGGATTCAAATCGTTGGAAGAAGCGCAAAACTATGATTTAAATAATTTATATACCGACAAGGAAGCAAGAACCCGGCTATTCAAAAAAATTGAGAAAAAGAAAAGACTGAATTCTCACGCACTTGAATTAATACGACCTGACGGGAAATTGATTCATACTTCGGCGAATCTTATTGGCGTATTCGATAAGGATAATAAATTGGAATCGATAAAGGGATACTTAATTGATGATACCGATCGTAAAAAAGCGATGAACGAACTTCGCAAATTATCGAGAGCCATTGAGCAAAGTCCTGTTTCAGTGATTATTACAAACACAAAGGGCGATATCGAATATGTAAATCCGAAGTTTACTGAAGTTACAGGATACTCATTTGAGGAAGTGTACGGAAATAATCCCAGAATATTAAAATCTGACTCTACCGATCCCGTTATATACAAAAGTATGTGGGAAACAATTACCACAGGGAAAAGCTGGTATGGCGAATTTCAAAACAAACGAAAGGATGGCTCATTGTTATGGGAAAATGTATCAATTTCACCCATTCTGAATGAAGAAATAGTAAGTCATTATATTGCGGTTAAAGAAGACATTACAGAAAAAAAGGCATTTGAAGAAGAGCTAATCATTGCACGCGATAAAGCAGAAGAAAGTAACAAGTTAAAATCAGCATTTCTTGCCACCATGTCGCATGAACTGCGAACTCCACTTAATGCCATAATCGGATTTAGTGGTCTTATCGATAATAGCCAGACCATGTCAAGCGTGATTGAATTCTCAGAAATAATAAATAAAAGTGGTATTCATCTGCTAAATATTATCGAAGATATATTTACAATTTCAATGCTTCAAACCGGGGATACAAAAGTTGAATACAGTGAGTTTATTGTTACCGATTTCATAAAATCCTTGGTACACAATGCCAACATCGAAAAGAAAAATAAAAACAAGGATTTCCTGGACCTTATTATTAATCAACCTGTTAACGACACTTCGTTGATAAGAAGTGATAAAACAAAACTTTTTCAGATTCTAATCAATTTTATAAAAAATGCAATTGCTTACACAGAGCAGGGCGAGATTGAGATTGGTTATTCCGTAACAGACAGAAACATAGAATTTTATGTAAAAGATTCCGGCATTGGAATTCAGGAAAATAAATTGGATGTTATATTCGAACGTTTCCGGCAAATTGATCAATCGCAAACCCGTAAATATGGCGGTGTTGGGCTTGGTTTAGCAATTTGTAAAGAAATTGCTCAGATATTAAATGGGAAAATCTGGCTCGATTCCAAAGTCGGAGAAGGATCAACTTTTTATTTCGCGCTCGACGATGTTATTGTTGAAACACCCAAAGCGGCAACCAGCCGTTCAAAAATTGTTTACCCTGATTTAAGTAATAAAACAATATTGATTGTTGAAGATGAAGAATCAAATTATTTATTGCTAAATGTTTATCTGCAAAGAACCCGAGCAAATATAATTTGGGCACAAAATGGCGAAGAATCGATTGAAATATGCAAAAGGAATTCGGACATTGATTTGGTTTTGATGGATATTCGAATGCCCGGAATAAACGGAATTGAAGCAGCAAGCAGAATAAAAGAAATAAGACCGGATTTAACAATTATTGCCCAAACGGCTTTTGCTTTAACCAGCGATAAAAATGAGATCCTAAATTCGGAATGCGACGATTACATTTCGAAACCGATTAAGCTGGAAATAATAATCGATTTGCTTAACCGTTACCTTGTTGCCCAACCTGATTAA